GATGAACTTATAGGACAACCTCACAATATCTTAAGGCATAGTGATATGCCAAAGTCTGCATTTAAAGAGTTATGGGAATATGTACAAAATGGCAAAACTTGGAATGGGATAGTTAAAAATCGATGTAAAAATGATGATTATTATTGGGTAAATGCTACTGTTTATCCTGTTCAAAAAGCTGAAGGAAAAAGATATATCTCAGTAAGAGTGAAGTCAACACAAGAAGAAGTACAAAATGCAATAAAACTTTATAAAAAACTAAAACAAGAAGAGAAATAGTGATGTTTAGTACAAAAAAAGATCTAGATAAAATAAGTTCATTTTTAAATGAATTTGAAGAATATATTACAAATGATAAGAATAGTTTAGATAATCTAGAAAAAATAGAGAAAAAAAAGTTTAAAAAAATAGAAGAAAAAATCTTAAGAATATCAAAAAAAGTTAGAGAAAAAAAGCTAGAAGATTTAAAAGTTTATGGAGAAATAATTTTATCATGTGAAAAAATATCAGATGGTTTTACTGATGATATTATCATTTCAAAATCAAGTGATGCAAAAATATCTTATCTTTGTGAAACGATAAATGCGATGAATTACAAAATTGATAAGAGTATTTTTGAAGTTATACTAAGACTAGAAGAGTATGAAAATCAAAACTACTTAAATGAAGTAGATATTTCACTTTTTAGAGGAGGAAAACTAAAAGAACTACTTTTAGGAATCAACTCATTACGCCAAAAGATTACTGAGAATTTACAAAAAAGTGTAAGAGAATCTTTGATTTTAGAGTATGAATCAGCTAATTTAAAAAATGAGGCTGAAATTTTAGCAAACTCATCTATGAAACAAGCAACAACAATAGAAGAAGCATCAGCATCAATTGATGAAATTAGCTCAAATATAA
The window above is part of the Malaciobacter marinus genome. Proteins encoded here:
- a CDS encoding PAS domain-containing protein; translated protein: MGRIILNTEKNLSKNTMIVSETDAKGNITYANNDFCKIAGFTKDELIGQPHNILRHSDMPKSAFKELWEYVQNGKTWNGIVKNRCKNDDYYWVNATVYPVQKAEGKRYISVRVKSTQEEVQNAIKLYKKLKQEEK